A genomic stretch from Edaphobacter aggregans includes:
- a CDS encoding carboxypeptidase-like regulatory domain-containing protein — protein sequence MQAASAQQTLGGIVGVVTDASGSILPDVSVKVVEEETHLTRTAQSNSAGSYAFPNLPIGTYTVTFTRDGFSTARFPGIVVQADRTVTLPAQMAVGSVTEAVTVEANPLMNAVDTTNGYVLDRAQIESAPLPTGSFTGLAILSTGVSAELSGGTGANSGLGNQPIWANGQRDTSNSFQLNGVDSSNLFNGKSTSQVASARIVNNTGVGNIGAGGTQQSSASVYLAIGQALPTPAPETIQEVRVNASMYDAQQGSTSGAHIDLSTSSGTNAYHGSGYFRRGTDWLNAAPFFFKQDDSIPANEKVPQLHRYNAGFTLGGPIIKDKLFGFIAYQHVHVSDQEIGISRLTVPPGLTDDRSAGTLAALANTNFGLTGDDAIQPSAVSPVALFLLNYKMPNGQYMIPSASGVTPTQNVPFNASIPGTAYFHADQAVADLDWIANSRNTVALKYYYQHDPLNAPYAYSNVPGFTQHLDAGSHVFSINNTTLLKPNLSVVQTIGFVRQKAYAVNDQPFGPSQAGISAFGSTYFPGISIVDVLGNGNANNQNPDGLYDQALNVGPGAFTQGPFTGLFQNRLMPSANATWTIGKHTFAFGGNYSYTQLNIRNQRTNKGMISTADFANFLEGNLSYQNNDFTTTTFLVGNANRYYRANQVGSYFQDKFQVKPNLSLTVGIRYDWNGGLTEKHGNIFNFDPSEYQFNTACLTNGDESSVDCYPNNGFVIASNNVQATPGASKTTLTGRQWGFGPRIGAAWQPKMFNSKLVVRAGTGIYYDRGELFTYLSPGYAAGEVTGGPFGVVQAPPFVNAVQCNPDDPQPTVASACEGPFSLSTPFGTSIPNQPTGKAADITHYLPTPAQIENGAQMFSFANYAQDNKLPYTINYTFDVQWQPRNNLAVEVGYVGNLGRHQVIPVPFNQAGIASASHHINGQIYTYGYAVQEAGNSFCFYNCAPANLPNGNPYLATYEGGNIDLRVPYLGYSAESETYKAAGISSYNALQVHVEQRMTHGFQIGFSYTYSHALDEQSGMGLFYNGNNPLSLRDGYASSDFDRTHVVNFTYLYQLPTFFPKTTIAGKITDGWTISGIAILQSGQPYSVIDYSGAVGSIYYGVADGITNPIVPLAPGCTPQNARTGVSGAFGAPALKADCFTLPLISPGGLGGAVPSNDPFETDFTSGQRNIFRQSAQKRTDLSIIKDMNINERMSLRYTFDIFNLTNTASFDVPKDNVSQNESYNGFPSLDQAGNFFNEPSGLGYVTSAIGSPRQIQMSLRLIF from the coding sequence ATGCAAGCGGCTAGCGCTCAGCAAACGCTTGGCGGAATCGTGGGGGTTGTGACGGATGCTTCGGGCAGCATTCTGCCGGACGTATCGGTGAAGGTGGTGGAAGAGGAGACACACCTGACCCGAACCGCGCAGTCGAACTCTGCCGGTAGCTATGCTTTTCCGAACCTGCCCATCGGAACATATACGGTGACGTTTACGCGTGATGGTTTCTCCACGGCACGCTTTCCAGGGATTGTGGTTCAGGCAGATCGTACGGTGACGCTGCCGGCGCAGATGGCGGTTGGTTCGGTGACGGAGGCTGTGACGGTCGAGGCGAATCCGCTGATGAACGCTGTCGATACGACGAACGGATATGTTCTGGACAGGGCGCAGATCGAATCGGCTCCACTGCCGACGGGGAGTTTTACGGGGCTGGCGATTCTTTCGACTGGTGTCAGTGCGGAGCTTTCTGGTGGTACAGGTGCTAACTCTGGACTTGGCAATCAGCCGATATGGGCCAATGGGCAGCGCGATACGAGCAACTCGTTCCAACTCAACGGCGTCGACAGCAGCAATCTCTTCAACGGTAAAAGTACGAGCCAGGTCGCGTCTGCGCGTATCGTCAACAACACCGGCGTGGGCAATATAGGCGCTGGCGGAACACAACAGAGCAGTGCCTCGGTCTATCTTGCTATCGGACAGGCGCTCCCGACTCCTGCGCCTGAGACCATCCAGGAAGTTCGCGTCAATGCTTCGATGTACGACGCGCAGCAAGGCTCGACCTCAGGTGCTCACATCGATCTGAGTACATCATCTGGCACCAACGCTTATCACGGCAGCGGATATTTTCGCCGAGGCACCGACTGGCTGAACGCTGCGCCGTTCTTCTTCAAGCAGGACGACAGCATTCCGGCGAATGAGAAGGTCCCGCAGCTTCATCGGTACAACGCCGGCTTTACTCTTGGCGGGCCAATCATCAAGGACAAGCTCTTCGGCTTCATTGCCTATCAACATGTTCACGTTAGCGATCAGGAGATCGGCATCTCGCGGCTTACTGTTCCTCCGGGGCTTACCGATGATCGCAGCGCTGGCACTCTGGCGGCATTGGCGAACACAAACTTCGGCCTCACGGGCGATGATGCTATCCAGCCCAGTGCCGTCAGCCCTGTGGCTCTCTTTCTTCTCAACTACAAGATGCCCAATGGGCAATACATGATCCCCTCCGCCTCCGGTGTTACTCCGACACAGAACGTCCCGTTTAATGCCTCCATTCCCGGCACTGCCTACTTCCACGCCGATCAAGCGGTCGCAGACCTGGACTGGATCGCCAACTCGAGGAATACCGTCGCGCTCAAGTACTACTATCAGCACGATCCTCTCAACGCGCCGTACGCGTACTCCAACGTGCCCGGCTTCACTCAGCACCTCGATGCCGGCAGCCATGTCTTCTCCATCAACAACACGACGCTACTGAAGCCGAACCTGTCGGTTGTGCAAACGATCGGCTTCGTACGCCAGAAAGCATATGCCGTCAACGATCAGCCCTTTGGTCCTTCACAGGCTGGAATCAGCGCGTTCGGGTCGACTTACTTTCCGGGTATTAGCATCGTGGACGTCCTCGGGAATGGCAACGCAAACAATCAGAACCCGGATGGCCTTTACGATCAAGCCCTCAATGTTGGTCCGGGTGCTTTCACTCAGGGGCCATTTACCGGCCTCTTCCAGAATCGCCTGATGCCATCGGCGAATGCTACCTGGACCATCGGAAAGCACACCTTCGCTTTTGGCGGCAATTACTCTTATACGCAGCTCAACATCCGCAACCAGCGCACCAATAAGGGTATGATCTCGACGGCAGACTTCGCCAACTTCCTCGAAGGCAACCTCTCTTACCAGAACAATGACTTCACCACTACGACTTTTCTCGTTGGCAATGCGAATCGCTACTATCGGGCCAACCAGGTTGGCTCGTACTTTCAGGACAAGTTTCAGGTTAAGCCCAACCTCTCGCTAACCGTTGGCATTCGATATGACTGGAATGGCGGCCTGACTGAAAAGCATGGCAACATTTTTAACTTCGATCCCTCGGAGTACCAGTTCAACACTGCTTGTCTCACCAATGGTGACGAGTCCTCGGTGGACTGCTATCCGAACAACGGCTTCGTCATCGCCAGCAACAATGTGCAGGCTACGCCGGGAGCAAGCAAAACCACTCTGACCGGACGCCAGTGGGGCTTCGGTCCGCGCATCGGTGCTGCGTGGCAGCCGAAGATGTTCAACAGTAAATTAGTCGTTCGCGCCGGCACGGGAATTTACTACGATCGCGGCGAGCTCTTCACCTATCTCTCTCCGGGATACGCTGCAGGCGAAGTCACCGGCGGTCCTTTCGGCGTCGTACAGGCACCGCCTTTCGTCAACGCCGTCCAATGCAATCCTGATGATCCGCAGCCTACAGTAGCCTCTGCGTGCGAGGGTCCCTTCAGTCTATCCACTCCATTTGGTACGTCGATCCCCAACCAGCCGACCGGCAAAGCAGCCGATATCACACACTATCTTCCGACACCTGCCCAGATTGAGAACGGCGCACAGATGTTTTCCTTTGCAAATTATGCCCAGGACAACAAGCTGCCCTACACCATCAACTACACCTTCGACGTTCAGTGGCAGCCTCGCAATAATCTCGCCGTCGAGGTTGGATACGTCGGCAATCTCGGCCGCCATCAGGTGATACCCGTTCCCTTCAATCAAGCCGGTATCGCCTCTGCCTCTCACCACATCAACGGCCAGATCTATACCTACGGCTATGCCGTGCAGGAAGCGGGAAATTCCTTCTGCTTCTACAACTGCGCACCAGCTAATTTGCCCAACGGCAATCCGTATCTGGCTACCTACGAGGGCGGCAACATCGACCTTCGCGTTCCGTATCTTGGATATTCTGCGGAATCGGAAACTTATAAGGCAGCGGGCATCTCTTCTTACAACGCCCTGCAGGTCCACGTTGAGCAGCGCATGACTCACGGCTTCCAGATCGGATTCTCCTACACGTACTCCCATGCGCTCGACGAACAGAGTGGGATGGGTCTTTTCTACAACGGCAATAATCCACTTAGTCTTCGCGATGGCTATGCTTCTTCAGACTTCGATCGCACTCACGTCGTCAACTTCACTTACCTCTATCAACTTCCCACTTTTTTCCCGAAGACTACAATCGCCGGCAAAATCACCGACGGCTGGACTATCAGCGGAATTGCTATCCTTCAAAGTGGTCAGCCCTACAGCGTCATCGACTACTCCGGTGCTGTAGGAAGCATCTACTACGGCGTGGCCGATGGCATCACGAATCCTATTGTGCCTCTTGCACCTGGATGCACCCCTCAGAATGCGAGGACTGGTGTCTCAGGAGCGTTTGGAGCGCCAGCGCTGAAGGCCGACTGCTTCACCCTGCCACTTATCAGTCCGGGAGGACTTGGGGGCGCAGTTCCATCCAACGATCCCTTCGAGACCGACTTCACCAGCGGCCAACGCAACATCTTCCGTCAATCCGCTCAAAAGCGTACCGACCTCTCCATCATCAAGGACATGAACATTAACGAGCGCATGTCCCTCCGCTATACATTCGATATCTTCAACCTGACCAATACGGCCAGCTTCGATGTACCTAAGGATAATGTCTCGCAAAACGAGTCCTACAATGGCTTTCCGTCGCTCGACCAAGCAGGGAATTTCTTCAATGAGCCCAGCGGCTTGGGTTACGTTACCAGCGCCATCGGTAGTCCACGACAGATACAGATGTCTTTGCGGCTGATCTTCTGA
- a CDS encoding nucleoside deaminase produces MLESMPTPNHTPVPDYAAMLQVALAEARIGLSEGGIPIGAALFNRQGELISSGHNRRVQQNDPSIHGETDAFRRAGRQTSYRDLIMVTTLAPCWYCSGLVRQFGFRTVVVGESENFSGGIDWLRSIGVEIIDLASPDCITLLADYIRENPHIWNEDIGEPAP; encoded by the coding sequence ATGCTGGAATCAATGCCAACCCCAAACCACACACCAGTTCCGGACTACGCTGCCATGCTCCAGGTCGCACTCGCGGAAGCCCGCATCGGCCTCTCCGAAGGAGGCATCCCCATCGGCGCGGCCCTCTTCAACCGTCAGGGCGAACTCATCAGCTCCGGACACAACCGCCGCGTCCAGCAGAACGACCCCTCCATCCACGGCGAGACGGACGCCTTCCGCCGCGCCGGCCGCCAAACCTCTTACCGCGATCTCATCATGGTCACCACCCTCGCACCTTGCTGGTACTGCAGCGGCCTCGTACGCCAGTTCGGCTTCCGCACCGTCGTCGTCGGCGAGTCGGAAAACTTCTCCGGCGGCATCGATTGGCTACGCTCCATCGGCGTCGAAATCATCGACCTGGCCTCACCCGACTGCATCACCCTGCTAGCCGACTACATCCGCGAAAACCCACACATCTGGAACGAAGATATAGGCGAACCAGCCCCCTAA